DNA sequence from the Puntigrus tetrazona isolate hp1 chromosome 2, ASM1883169v1, whole genome shotgun sequence genome:
AATCAGAGATAtgagtttttgtatttattagtcatttatttgtcAGTCTTTGTGACATTCAGTTTAATATGATGTAGAATACAAAAAGATGACCTTATTTAACTTCAGGactttatagcaacagtttgagcatattattatttatttattgatttaaactgTGACATGTTAATTGTGAAATATGGTCAATAATATTTCCTGAGGTTAGAATCAGGccaaatcagcacattataAGGGGCATGTAACACTAAAAAAATGGAcattacacttaaaaatataaactattaaaaatatttatcaaaaagtcactttttcagattactgtattataattttgtaaagagtttaaacaatgtttttaatgtttgtctACTGAACCATGAACAATTGTTGGACATGCAACCATGGAACAGAGAAAACACTGCACAATTTTAAAGATGTCAGATCACTGTATTCTTGGTTTCAAGTGTTAATCTTGGATTTACATAGATTTCATTCTTTCTGCATTCAAACAAATAGGAGCTGTACTTGCACGGCTGGAAAAAAGCTGCCTGGAGGCATAACGACTGTATTGGCTGACCGAACAGACttgcttttaaatgactttaGTTGAATGCAGATAACTTTgtgcatgcattcatttaacagTGTGGGATTGCACCTTTACGTAATCGCAAATGAGATGCTGTTTTTGCAAAAAGATTTTCCAGGATTTTGCTTGAAAAATAGTAAACACTTTAATGGCTTGTTTTAGCTAAAGTGGTCCCGCAGCCCATCACACACACGTCACCGCGCATCCAGTCCGAGTACACTGGAGAAAGGGGCAACCTCATCCCAATTTCCGGTCACCGCTCTTCTCCGAACCCCATCACCATGGAGAACCGCACTGACAACAGGTATAAATCCTAtctgtttaatttgttaaagaACATACGCTCTTTTTTTCCAcctactttacatttaaaatgtgtttttgccaGCAAATTGGCTATTTCGAACATCCGATATAGAATTACCATATGTCTGTTTGCCCTGCTTTTAATAAGATGTTTTGTGGCTCTTCACAGACAATCTGTTCCAGTGCAGTTTCAGTACTTTCTGCCTACCTACCCATCAGCACCGTACCCGCTGACCCACACTTACACCCCCATCACCAGCTCTGTATCATCCATACGCCCTTATCCAGGTACCATACTGCTACATCAGATACGATAATTGATTTCCTTCCACTGTTGGCTTTAGATTATTAACAGTTGTTTGTCATGTGGTCACAGTAACTGCTCAAGCGCCCAGTGCAGCCATGCCCACTCAAGCCAGTGTAGGAGTCGCTTCTGCGGTTCATCTGAACTCCATGCAGCTGATGACGGTGGACCGCATTACTCAGATCAACACTCAGAACATCCAACCGGCTGCCATGACAGCGCAGGGCATCCAACCCACTCCCATCCCAGCCCAGGGCCTTCATACGTCTGCCCAGATCACCACCCCCAGCATTCAGCCTACACCCGTCAACCAACAACAGCCCCCAGCGGAGGCTAAAGCTTCAGGTGAGGCTCCTCAGATCAGCTGTGATCGATATTAAGATGCTGTGTTCGTACCAAGCACTAAAACCCTGAAGTTACAAAAGAACACTAAAgctgagtgtgttttttttgtgttgttttttcagttgttCTGGCTGATGGGTCCACACTAGTGGCTAACTCTATTAGCAGTGCATTCAGCAACAGTCAGCCTGTCACTACTGTGGCCCAGACACACAATCAGAGTGCCAACGCTGGAACCCCCTCACTTGTGACGTCTCCTCGACCCAGTATTTTGCGGAAGAAACCTGCCAACGAGGGGTGAGGACTAAAAACCCACTATCGACATATTCTCCTTAATATTGTTCAAGTGTTAATCTCACTAAGATGTGCGCACGTCGTATTTTACCAGCACAAAAGATCCAAAAGtccaatttatatatttacaaatatttcatgTGTGCATACTTTAGATTTGCACAATAGAAAGCAAAAGGGAATCCGCATTCgtgtttcacccaaaaatgacaaagaaagttatattttgaattaagtaTGACAAAAAAATTTAGACATACTACTTTCATTTTTCCTGCCAAGTATAATGTCTTCTGATATAAAGTATAATAACAGTTAATTTGGGAAAACATtttgattactgtaatgcatttatctccagaaatcattattattatttttttcactcatCTTTTAATGAAGTCTGATCAATTAACTAATTGCTAACTAGTTAATTATCATCAAAACAGCGTCatgttgcaaaatatttcacaaaatctTGCTACTAAAATGTGTTAGGTTTTAGGTGTTTGCTTCTTTTCtcgaaatataataaatatttttcctttacAATTTATAGAATTCAGAATGGTTTGCATAAATATGACCAACAATCGTAAATCTATATGACCTACACTTTTCTTTTCATGAGAATCATGTTTATAAATTATAGTTTTCATTAAggttttgaattagctttttttttactttaactttcatttttattttcataaaaattgtgcttttgtcatATTTCTTAATATGTTATAAGTCATTTTAGttcaacaaacatttcaattAGTTACTTGACTTGgaaattatatgtataattttgagTTCAGTTGGTTAACAATTGCAACACTGATGAAAATCTACCATAAATAGTTTTGATGACCTATATATGTTCTCAAAACTCATTAATCTGTCTCTCTTAATATATTAAAGTGCTGCTGTTAGGAAGAACCTGATCCCAGGTCAGCTCAGTGACTCCACAACCCCCAGAATCGATGGACACATCAGAACTGCATCAGGATCACCTCGTCCTGCAGGGTATGAAGTATTCTCATTGATCATATTGATTTTTGTAGTGTTTGTTGGTCTTCAACCGCCACTCGGCTTTGTTAAACACTGCATCTCCAAACTCTTTGGCAGGGTGAAGCCTAAACCTGACATCCACATGAGTCTCGCTCCATCAGTAACCGCAGCAATAGAGACCATTCCCAGCCAGGGAAACGAACAGCAGCCTCAACACGTGGGACCATCTCCCTCCCAGCTGGCTTCTCAACCTCTCCCCTCTCTCCTGACGTCAGCAGCGCCCGCCTCTCAACCCGCTCCTGCTCTCTCGGCCATACCTGCTGCCGTGGCAGTCACCCCGCCAATCCCCTCCATGGCCAATGTAGTGGCCCCACCCACTCAACCAGCTGCCAGCACTAATTCAGCATGTGCCATCAGCTCCACCCTCCCAGATATGAATATTAAGCAGGAGGCAGAGCCTATGGATAGTACAAAACCAGGTGAGGCCTTCATGCAAACAAGATTTTACATTAATAGTCAGCCTGGAAGTTAATCCGCTTTTATTTGACATTAAGATTAATTCAGTCAAccaatattttgcatatttaaaacaatgaaaagatGACGTAATATGATGTTATACTTCAGAGAAACGCATACCAGGATGCGGAAGTGTGTGTCAGTTCATGGTTTAACTAATAAAGCGGTTTCTTTACCCCAGCGGCATTAGGGCAAAGCAGTGGTGCACAGATGTTGGCAGTCCCTGCTACAGACATCACTCCTGGAGCTTCACCCAGAAAGAAGCCCCGCAAGCAACAGCATGTCATCTCCACTGAGGAGAGCGAGATGATGGAGACCAACAGTACAGACGAGGAGAAGTTCCCACCCGAACCCCTCAGCCAGCGTGCAGAGAAGCGCAAATCCCCTCCTAAAGAATACATTGGTAAGCTTCGTTACTATGAAGCTGTTTCTTCAAGAGTTTTAGAATATCCAGAAAGGTCCTGAAATGTGTGCCTTTATTTTCACTGTTcgaatttttgtattttattaggatgcacacacattaaattaaataaaaaatttttttttttttatagcactcaataacactaaatatttttatattttagaacattaaaatttcattaaaaagccaGTACAACAAACACTACAGTGATACTTACTAACAAATGTTTGATAGGTGAGACAACAATGTCTTGGAATATCTTGGACTCTCTTAAGGCTCCTTACTGCCTTCTCCCTGTGGAAGTCAGCCAACCTTTGTTCTAAATAGTGCATTATGAAATGACAACAGTGGCGGTGTCGTAACCTAACAGAACAGAGGCCAAACTTAATAACATTGCTGGATTAAGATAAACCAACATGGAGATAAAAATCAGAAACATCTTTTGTAAGCTGTCCTGGAAATCACCAGCAACTACAGTTGAACTGATGGCACCTACTGTATAATGTGTTATGTATAAATTTTTGGCTTGTCACACAAGTTATGTAATGTGCTTTTGACTTTGAAGTTTTCGCTTAAAGAAACCCAGTTAAATCACTAAGGCATTGTAGCCTCTAATATCAGTATTAAGTGCATCTGTTTGCTTCATCTGCTTGCAGATGAAGAGGGGGTTCGGTATGTTCCTACTCGAGTTCGGCCTCCGATCACTCTACTGCGCCATTACCGCAACCCCTGGAAGGCGGCATACCACCATTTTCAGAGATACAGCGACATCCGTGTCAAGGGTCTGTCTATCTTATTTGCATTAACACAATTATATAGTCTGTCATCATTCATTAATACCAGCTTGTGTTGCGCAATCAGAGGATAAGAAAGGCACCCTGCAGGATGTGGCCAATCAGAAAGGAGTGGTGTGCAGAGCCCAGGGCTGGAAA
Encoded proteins:
- the sap130b gene encoding histone deacetylase complex subunit SAP130b, producing the protein MSSQQYPRPGLPSGLGQGQTQGSNTTGLPGSQKNTGGHEDSNHAPRELMSSGAAAFRDDKQETVVVRPYPQPQTQPPPHGAAQPLPPPLPQHLPIQPGTPVSVSAPPSHLPQGLSLAFTEGPLKSALKTPMPSRVIAPAPVSAPGHLTLPSKVSGHITATMESTQASGIPVATISGQQGHTGNLHHLMTNVQIIRSGAPALQIGSTAAPQHSFTSHLPRGAAAAAVMSSSKGTTMLRPAACPSSATGQPTVQHIIHQPIQSRPIVTTSTAVLPAVVAPVTATRPQSPVITTVAAHSGEMVHGRSAMTIHPPQATLSIQRPPPSRDTPTRITLPSHPAIAAQKALSHSVAQKPIFSTVTPVAAATVAPIQATNTAPSPTTTGSTPHTQISSSSIVTMTVASHSSHATAVTTSTIPVAKVVPQPITHTSPRIQSEYTGERGNLIPISGHRSSPNPITMENRTDNRQSVPVQFQYFLPTYPSAPYPLTHTYTPITSSVSSIRPYPVTAQAPSAAMPTQASVGVASAVHLNSMQLMTVDRITQINTQNIQPAAMTAQGIQPTPIPAQGLHTSAQITTPSIQPTPVNQQQPPAEAKASVVLADGSTLVANSISSAFSNSQPVTTVAQTHNQSANAGTPSLVTSPRPSILRKKPANEGAAVRKNLIPGQLSDSTTPRIDGHIRTASGSPRPAGVKPKPDIHMSLAPSVTAAIETIPSQGNEQQPQHVGPSPSQLASQPLPSLLTSAAPASQPAPALSAIPAAVAVTPPIPSMANVVAPPTQPAASTNSACAISSTLPDMNIKQEAEPMDSTKPAALGQSSGAQMLAVPATDITPGASPRKKPRKQQHVISTEESEMMETNSTDEEKFPPEPLSQRAEKRKSPPKEYIDEEGVRYVPTRVRPPITLLRHYRNPWKAAYHHFQRYSDIRVKEDKKGTLQDVANQKGVVCRAQGWKIHLCAAQLMQLTNLERDVYSRLTTLQEGLIPKKKAGANDDLHRINELIQGNMQRCKLVMDQITEARDSMLKVLDHKERVMKLLNKNSSAKKLNKLKRKDRA